The Acidimicrobiales bacterium DNA segment GCGCCGCAGCGCCCGCGAGCCGGCGTCGGTGAGGGCCACCCGGACGACGCGGCGGTCGGCGGGATCCTCGACCCTGCGCACCAGCCCGGCCTGGTCGGCCCGGTCGACCAGGCCCACGGCGGAGTGGTGGCGCAGGTAGAGGTAGTCGGCCAGCTCACCGATGGTCGGGCCGCGGGCGTCAACGTGGCCCCTGACGGCGAGGAGAAGCTGGTGCTGGGCGGCGGTCAACCCGGCGGTCCGGGCCTGCTGCTCGCTCCAGTGGAGGAAGGCCCGGAGCCGGGTCCGCAGGTCGAGGAGCGTCCGGTAGTCAGCCTGGTTGA contains these protein-coding regions:
- a CDS encoding MarR family transcriptional regulator encodes the protein MPRRDLNQADYRTLLDLRTRLRAFLHWSEQQARTAGLTAAQHQLLLAVRGHVDARGPTIGELADYLYLRHHSAVGLVDRADQAGLVRRVEDPADRRVVRVALTDAGSRALRRLSHLHIEELTRLASHVRPLLDGLELGQDDHGGSRTGG